The Thermococcus peptonophilus genomic sequence TGATACTGAGGGATTTCAACATCCCGCTTTACCTGAGCCACAAGGTAGTTGAAGTCCGCGGAAAGGGTAGAGTTCAGAGGGTCAAGGTAGTCAAGGTGGATGAGAACCTCAACGAAGTTCCCGGAAGCGAGTTCTGGATCGAGGCGGACACGCTCGTGATCTCAGCTGGATTAGTCCCGAACGTCAAGAAGCTCAAGAAGATTGGCGTCGAGATAGACCCAGCTACCGGTGGCCCGGTTGTGAACGACAGGCTCGAGACGACCGTTCCTGGAATTTTTGTTGCCGGAAACGCCCTTCTCATAAACGACCTCGTGGATTATGTTGCAGAACAGGGAGAGCTTGCTGCTGAAGGTGCCAAGGAGTTTATCGAAAACGGTGGGATCGAGAGCAAGAAGTGGGTGAAAGTTAAGAAGGGTCAGAACGTCCGGCTGATAGCTCCTCACTACCTCAGCGGCGACCACGATGTTTACCTGTACCTACGCGTTGCCAGGCCTATGGAGAACGTTGAGCTTAGGATTCCTGGGATTGGAAAGAAGCTTAGGCTCCCAGTTGTCAAACCCGCCGAGATGATACGGCTGAAGCTGAGGGCGAAGGAAATTCAGAAAGCCAGCGAAAAGCTCACCGTTGAGGTGGTGAGAGCATGATATACCGCTTTACTTGTATTGTCTGCCCCCTTGGATGCTCCATTGAAGTTGAGGTCGAGAACGGCGAGGTCAAAGAGGTCAGGGGATATAAGTGTCCTAGGGGAATGGAGTGGGCAGTTCAGGAGGTTATCAGTCCAAAAAGGGTTGTCATGACCGTCATTCCCGTTGAGGGGGGTGCTCTCCCTACGGTGAGCGTCAAAACTGCCGAGCCAGTTCCAAAGGAGAAGATCCCAGAGCTGATGAGGTTCTTGGCAAAGCTGAAGCTCAAGGCCCCTGTGAACGTTGGCCAGGTGGTTGCGGAGTGGGAGGGAATAAAAATAGTGGCCACGAGGGGGGCTTAACCCCTCTCATCCAAATACTTCCTCAAAGTTCCCAGCGCTTTTTATTCCCTCCGGAGTTGATATGTTGACGGGCCTGTTTATGTCCGAAAGGATCGTTGAATCGTGAATTACCTCGCGCACTGTTACAGGTTCTTGGGGGGATATATCAAAGGTTATTGTCAGGTTCATGTAGGTCTCAATAAACGTCGGAGTCCCATCGCTTCTGAAGTGGACTTCGACCCACCCAGTGTTCGTGTTGACCGTTATATTATCAGAGAGGGGACCCCACATTTCATTTAGGTATGCGCTCTGGTTAGTTGCATTGACGAATTCCCAGAACGTCACGTTAACGCGAAAGGCATACTCCTCGCCAAGCTTTTTGAACGTCACGTTTTTTTCTTGGAGGAGCTTTTCTATATAACCAACGTTTAGGGAACCTTTAGCTTTGTCATAGAGATCGTTGTTTGAGGGGACGAGGTACCACTTGCCGTCAATCTTAAAATATACATTGGAACCATTAGCGAAGTATGGCCAGTTCATGCTGATGTTCATTCCCATAGTGCGAGTGGTCACGCTCATATTGCCAACTTCAATGCCGGCACTTTTATTGAAGACTCCTCTCGCATTACCTGACATCATTACGTTGAGTGTCTTATTGGTGTTAGGGTCATATACATTCATGTTCATGGAGAAGCTTTCGTTGTAGTGGGCAGTCTCTATGTTCTGAATGGCCGTTAGTACCTTCTCCTTAGTTAGTCCTGCCTTTTCTCCAATGCATCCGCTTGCAATTGCCAACATCCCGAGGAGGAGTACTGCAATAATTTTTCTCATGTTGTTACCTCCTAAAGTTGTTGTCAAGAACACATAGAATAGATGTTTAAATACTTTTCGAAGTTTTTATTATAACATCCCGCCTGGTTTAAAATGTTGAACAGGGACACGGAAAAGAAACAAAAGAACTGGATTATTCATTGTGAGACAATAACAAAACAAACAATTACCTGAGTACCTTCTTAAACCATTCTGGTTTCCTGCACTCCTCTCTGATAATGGCGATAATTGTCCGCTTTTCAGTTTGTCTGCCCTGTGTTCCCACTTCCACGTTGAACATAAGTCTGGTGACTCTTTCACCATCCCAGAAGACTGTGACCGTACCGTTCATCTCGATGTTTAGGCTTGGGGGCACTGTTATATCAAAGGTATACGTAATGTTGTTCTTGCCCTTTTCTACAAGTTTCCCAGCCCCCACAGCTTGGAGGCCTATTTTAACGGGATCGACTGATAAAGACAGAGCCTTTCCATCCTTCGAGAGAGTTATGTTAACGTCCTTTGTTGTCTCGTTCGTTATGATGCGCTCCTTCAGCGTGTTGTTGATAATAACGGCGTACCAGTGCAGTCCGGAGCGCTGACCCTCGAAGTAGTACGTCCCATAAATTCTGCCTCCATTTATTGTGGACTCTG encodes the following:
- a CDS encoding NAD(P)/FAD-dependent oxidoreductase, with protein sequence MEPMPQIPILSYDVVVIGGGPAGMAAAIKARELGLNVLLLDENDYLGGILPQCIHPGFGLHYFKEELTGPEFASRLAKRLVELGVEYRTAARVLEIKNYSDLEKVVIFTSPTGVYQVWAKAIIYAAGARERHAFEIGIVGDRVAGIYTAGEAQTLMDIYGVLPGKEIVIVGSGDVGLIMARRFALEGAKVKAVVELMPYPGGLARNVMILRDFNIPLYLSHKVVEVRGKGRVQRVKVVKVDENLNEVPGSEFWIEADTLVISAGLVPNVKKLKKIGVEIDPATGGPVVNDRLETTVPGIFVAGNALLINDLVDYVAEQGELAAEGAKEFIENGGIESKKWVKVKKGQNVRLIAPHYLSGDHDVYLYLRVARPMENVELRIPGIGKKLRLPVVKPAEMIRLKLRAKEIQKASEKLTVEVVRA
- a CDS encoding DUF1667 domain-containing protein — translated: MIYRFTCIVCPLGCSIEVEVENGEVKEVRGYKCPRGMEWAVQEVISPKRVVMTVIPVEGGALPTVSVKTAEPVPKEKIPELMRFLAKLKLKAPVNVGQVVAEWEGIKIVATRGA